In the genome of Dasypus novemcinctus isolate mDasNov1 chromosome 30, mDasNov1.1.hap2, whole genome shotgun sequence, one region contains:
- the LOC131276791 gene encoding olfactory receptor 7A10-like, giving the protein MENETHVLKFVLLGLSEDTKLQLLLFGLFLSMYLVIIFGNLLIILAIITDSHLHTPMYFFLSNLSFTDICFTSTTVPKMLLNIQTKSKTITYENCLSQMFFFMLFGQLDISLLTVMAYDRFVAICHPLHYMVIMNAQVCGGLLLASWLLSVFVSLLHDLMVLRLSFCTELEMSQFFCELNQVVQLACSDTFLNDLVIYFEAGLLAVIPLTGILYSYSKIASTILRISTMEGKYKAFSTCGSHLSVVSLFYGTGLGVYFTSAASQNSRANAIASVMYTVVSPMLNPFIYSLRNKDIKKALKKLRNILAIKGLFVSS; this is encoded by the coding sequence ATGGAAAATGAAacacatgttttaaaatttgtccTCCTTGGTCTCTCAGAAGATACAAAGTTACAGCTTCTCCTCTTTGgactgttcctgtccatgtacctggtcatcATAtttgggaacctgctcatcatcctggctaTCATCACTGACTCCCACcttcacacacccatgtacttcttcctttccaacctctcttttacagatatctgtttcacctcaaccactgtcccaaagatgctgctgaacatccagacaaaaagcaaaactataacTTATGAAAACTGTCTCAGCCAGATGttctttttcatgctttttgggcAATTAGACATCTCCCTCTTGACTGTGATGGCTtatgaccgctttgtggccatctgtcaccctctGCACTACATGGTCATCATGAACGCCCAGGTCTGTGGCGGCCTGCTACTggcatcctggttattgagtgtttttgtctcccttttgcatgacttaatggttttgcgattgtctttttgtacagagttggaaatgtcccagtttttctgtgaacttaatcaggtggtccaacttgcttgttctgacaccttcctcaatgacttAGTGATATACTTTGAAGCTGGACTTCTGGCTGTTATTCCACTCACTGGGATTCTTTACTCTTACTCTAAGATTGCATCcaccattttgagaatttcaacaatGGAGGGCAAATATAAAGctttttctacttgtgggtctcacctctcagtagtgtccttgttttatggtacaggaCTTGGAGTTTATTTTACTTCTGCTGCTAGTcaaaactcaagggcaaatgcaatagcctcagtgatgtacacggtGGTCAgtcccatgctgaacccctttatctacagtctcagaaacaaggacataaagaaggCCTTAAAAAAACTGAGAAACATTCTCGCTATAAAAGGACTCTTTGTCTCGAGTTGA